A genomic window from Glycine soja cultivar W05 chromosome 10, ASM419377v2, whole genome shotgun sequence includes:
- the LOC114370127 gene encoding AP2-like ethylene-responsive transcription factor TOE3: protein MAMFDLNVDINHGDADADSSCDQKGLQLQSFPPEISASRTANSSVWNPAEDDSSNNSSPLIFDILKKERDKSEFDAATERVNKEAEIVTRTLFPVTAAAAADNGARVPDFKLGLWGKTQCLNLCLPEPDGQNGLRTLQQKLPHVRKNRRGPRSRSSQYRGVTFYRRTGRWESHIWDCGKQVYLGGFDTAQAAARAYDRAAIKFRGVEADINFSLSDYEEDLKQMRGLSKEEFVLLLRRQINGSSRSSTYKGALALRKDAQGEPRRAPFIGKTFYPNSSIKCDDGKVDASFKPCSYKGEIIANSSMAGTSHNLDLSLGISPSSKRLKNDYSGGYSFGCMASLACKIPKERGTMEKAMVDRIRNVPLQKISNLAWQLCSNGSSIVPRPLQPNAASSGFVSSSSCLITDTSNQHKY from the exons ATGGCTATGTTTGATCTCAATGTGGACATCAACCATGGTGATGCTGATGCTGATTCAAGCTGTGATCAAAAGGGATTGCAGCTGCAAAGTTTCCCACCTGAAATCTCAGCTTCAAGAACCGCCAACTCCTCTGTGTGGAATCCTGCAGAGGATGATTCCTCAAACAATTCCTCTCCCTTGATTTTTGACATACTGAAGAAAGAGAGGGATAAGTCAGAGTTTGATGCTGCCACTGAAAGGGTCAATAAGGAGGCAGAGATAGTGACAAGGACCCTTTTCCCTgtgactgctgctgctgctgctgataaTGGAGCTAGAGTGCCTGATTTCAAATTGGGGCTGTGGGGGAAGACTCAATGCTTGAACTTGTGCTTACCAGAGCCTGATGGACAAAATGGACTCAGAACCTTACAGCAGAAGCTACCTCATGTGAGGAAAAATAGGAGAGGACCAAGGTCTCGCAGCTCGCAGTACCGGGGTGTCACCTTCTACCGCAGGACTGGTAGATGGGAGTCTCATATTTG GGATTGTGGGAAGCAGGTCTATTTGg gtGGATTTGACACTGCTCAAGCTGCTGCAAG AGCATATGATAGGGCTGCAATAAAGTTTCGTGGAGTAGAGGCTGATATAAACTTTAGTTTAAGTGATTATGAGGAGGATTTGAAGCAG ATGAGAGGTTTGAGTAAGGAAGAGTTTGTGCTCTTACTTCGTCGACAAATCAATGGAAGCTCGAGAAGTTCAACATACAAAGGTGCATTAGCCCTTCGCAAAGATGCTCAAGGAGAACCACGAAGGGCACCATTTATTGGCAAGAC ATTTTATCCCAACTCATCCATCAAGTGTGATGATGGAAAAGTGGACGCAAGTTTTAAGCCCTGTTCCTATAAGGGAGAAATAATTGCGAATTCGAGCATGGCAG GCACTAGCCATAATCTTGATTTGAGCCTAGGAATTTCTCCATCTTCTAAAAGATTGAAGAATGACTATAGTGGAGGGTATTCCTTTGGATGTATGGCTTCATTGGCTTGTAAGATACCCAAGGAAAGAGGAACAATG GAGAAGGCCATGGTGGACAGAATAAGAAATGTTCCTTTGCAAAAaatttccaacttggcttggCAACTTTGCAGCAATGGTAGTAGCATTGTCCCAAGGCCATTGCAACCAAATGCAGCATCATCAGGATTCGTCTCTTCTTCTAGCTGTCTCATCACCGACACTTCCAATCaacacaaatattaa